The Bacteroidales bacterium genome includes a region encoding these proteins:
- a CDS encoding phosphoribosylformylglycinamidine cyclo-ligase — protein MSDQRYNLRGVSASKEDVHNAIKNIDKGIFPKAFCKIIPDILGGDDEYCNIMHADGAGTKSSLAYLYWKETGDISVWKGIAQDALIMNIDDLLCVGATDNILVSSTIGRNKLLIPGEVISAIINGTDELLAELRELGVNAYATGGETADVGDLVRTIIVDSTVTCRMKRSDVISNHNIQPGDVIVGLSSYGQATYEKEYNGGMGSNGLTSARHDVFSKYLAEKYPESYDAAVPDDLVYSGGLKLTDAIEGLDIDAGKMVLSPTRTYAPVIKKILDAMRSKIHGMVHCSGGAQTKVLHFVDNVRVVKDNLFPVPPLFKTIQEQSGTDWKEMYKVFNMGHRMEIYLSPEYAEEVIAISKSFNIDAQIVGRVEASEKKELIIKSEFGTFEY, from the coding sequence ATGAGCGACCAAAGATATAACCTTCGTGGAGTTTCAGCATCGAAAGAGGATGTACATAACGCAATTAAAAATATTGATAAGGGTATTTTCCCAAAAGCATTCTGTAAAATCATTCCCGATATTTTAGGTGGTGATGATGAGTATTGTAACATTATGCACGCTGACGGTGCCGGTACAAAATCTTCATTAGCATACCTATATTGGAAAGAGACCGGAGATATTTCGGTTTGGAAAGGTATTGCTCAAGATGCTTTGATTATGAATATTGATGACCTTCTTTGCGTTGGTGCTACTGATAATATTTTGGTATCTTCTACTATTGGAAGAAATAAACTTCTTATCCCCGGCGAGGTTATATCGGCTATTATAAACGGTACTGATGAACTTCTTGCTGAGTTGCGTGAACTTGGTGTTAACGCATACGCAACTGGTGGCGAAACTGCCGATGTTGGCGACTTGGTTAGAACTATTATTGTTGACAGTACTGTTACTTGCAGAATGAAGAGAAGTGATGTTATATCAAATCACAATATTCAACCGGGCGATGTAATTGTCGGTTTATCATCATACGGACAAGCAACATACGAAAAAGAGTATAATGGCGGTATGGGTAGCAATGGTCTTACCTCGGCTCGTCATGATGTATTCTCAAAATATCTCGCAGAGAAGTATCCTGAGAGTTACGACGCCGCTGTTCCTGATGATTTGGTTTATTCAGGTGGATTGAAACTTACCGATGCAATTGAGGGATTGGATATTGATGCAGGCAAGATGGTGTTATCACCAACACGCACATACGCTCCTGTTATAAAGAAGATTTTAGATGCTATGCGTTCTAAAATTCATGGTATGGTACATTGTTCTGGTGGTGCTCAAACAAAAGTTCTTCACTTTGTTGATAACGTTAGAGTGGTTAAAGATAACTTATTCCCTGTTCCTCCTCTATTCAAAACCATTCAAGAGCAATCGGGTACTGATTGGAAAGAGATGTACAAAGTGTTCAATATGGGACACCGCATGGAGATATATCTAAGTCCTGAGTACGCTGAAGAGGTTATTGCTATAAGCAAGAGTTTCAATATTGATGCTCAAATTGTGGGACGTGTTGAGGCTTCGGAGAAAAAAGAACTTATCATAAAATCTGAATTCGGAACTTTTGAATATTAA